In Prunus dulcis chromosome 1, ALMONDv2, whole genome shotgun sequence, the following are encoded in one genomic region:
- the LOC117614277 gene encoding 3beta-hydroxysteroid-dehydrogenase/decarboxylase isoform X2 — MAMDDRLAELNPKPRTCVVFGGRGFLGRSLVLRLLKLGKWIVRVADSTQSLHLDPSERDSLLSQALSSGIASLHGVDVRDKSQIITAIKGSSVVFYFDGADLRTDDFYHCYMIVVQGAKNVISGCRECKVRRLIYNSSADVVFDGSHDINNGDESLPYPWKFDDMLSDFKAQAEALVLRSNDIDGLLTCALRPSNVFGHGDSHLVPFLVNLAKSGWGKGVAKTDRILHTLRMLLMLISVQKKLWITGWSPRLERPLVKVPAKMARYILLFFKLMTEKYGLIKHNHSMSAHYIQLASHTRTFDCTAARNQIGYSPVVSLEEGVTLTIESFSHLAKYSSFTSYSDFNEQSKVEKLLGSGEVADILLWRDEKKSFTYFLALSLLFYWFFLCGRTFASSVSKLLLLVSFGLYGYGILPPKILGLTVKSLSLSCFEIPEMAVKDMIATIAYLWNRGVGYMRQLAQGDDWDIFFKFAASLYFLKLISSQALTVVIGVALVFAFTLFFIYEQYESEIDGFAKLLFNSTMLVFGSLRTNVPASVQLFLENHGIWRHGKGHATIKHQK; from the exons ATGGCGATGGACGATCGGTTAGCGGAGCTGAACCCTAAGCCGAGAACCTGCGTGGTCTTCGGTGGCCGAGGCTTCCTCGGGAGATCGCTGGTCCTCAGGCTCTTGAAACTCGGTAAGTGGATCGTTCGAGTCGCCGATTCGACTCAGTCTCTCCATCTCGATCCCTCCGAGCGCGACTCGCTCCTTTCGCAAGCTCTCTCCTCTGGCATCGCTTCCTTACACGGCGTCGATGTTCGCGACAAGTCTCAAATCATCACTG CTATCAAAGGTTCATCTGTAGTGTTCTATTTCGATGGGGCTGATTTACGTACAGACGATTTTTACCACTGCTATATGATTGTTGTTCAAG GTGCGAAAAATGTTATCAGTGGTTGTCGAGAGTGCAAAGTTAGACGGCTAATATACAACAGTTCTGCAGATGTAGTTTTTGATGGATCGCATGATATAAATAACGGAGATGAATCCTTGCCTTACCCTTGGAAA TTTGATGATATGTTGAGTGACTTCAAGGCCCAAGCAGAAGCACTTGTCCTGCGTTCTAATGACATTGATGGTCTTTTAACATGTGCACTTCGGCCTAGCAATGTATTTGGACATGGAGACTCTCATCTTGTGCCATTTTTAGTTAATTTGGCAAAATCTGGCTGGGGAAAG GGAGTGGCGAAAACAGATCGGATTTTACATACGCTGAGAATGTTACTCATGCTCATATCTGTGCAGAAGAAGCTCTGGATAACCGGATGGTCTCCGCGGCTGGAAAG GCCATTAGTGAAAGTTCCTGCTAAGATGGCTCGGTATATTCTattgttcttcaaattgaTGACTGAAAAGTATGGATTGATAAAACACAACCATTCAATGTCAGCTCATTACATTCAATTAGCTTCACATACTAGAACTTTTGACTGCACTGCTGCTCGAAACCAGATTGGGTACTCACCAGTTGTCTCACTGGAA GAGGGTGTCACATTAACCATTGAATCATTCTCTCATTTAGCCAAATATTCATCTTTCACAAGTTACAGTGACTTTAATGAGCAATCAAAAGTGGAGAAGCTGCTAGGCAGTGGAGAAG TTGCAGACATTTTGCTGTGGCGTGATGAGAAGAAATCTTTTACTTATTTTCTTGCTTTGAGTCTATTGTTTTACTGGTTTTTCCTTTGTGGAAGAACTTTTGCCTCATCTGTATCCAAGCTTCTGCTTTTAGTTTCATTTGGCCTTTATGGATATGGAATTCTACCACCAAAGAT ATTGGGTCTTACCGTCAAGAGTTTATCTTTATCTTGTTTTGAGATTCCTGAAATGGCAGTGAAAGACATGATTGCAACCATAGCATATTTGTGGAACAGAGGGGTTGGTTATATGAGACAACTGGCCCAAGGGGATGATTGGGATATTTTCTTCAAG TTTGCAGCTTCCCTCTATTTTCTCAAGCTGATTTCGTCACAAGCCTTGACTGTGGTGATAGGTGTAG CACTGGTGTTCGCTTTCACTCTGTTTTTCATTTATGAGCAGTATGAATCAGAGATAGATGGATTCGCGAAGCTTCTGTTCAATAGTACAATGTTGGTTTTTGGATCGCTGAGAACAAATGTACCTGCTTCTGTGCAACTATTTCTTGAAAACCATGGAATTTGGCGTCATGGTAAAGGGCATGCGACAATTAAGCATCAGAAATAG
- the LOC117614277 gene encoding 3beta-hydroxysteroid-dehydrogenase/decarboxylase isoform X3 — protein sequence MAMDDRLAELNPKPRTCVVFGGRGFLGRSLVLRLLKLGKWIVRVADSTQSLHLDPSERDSLLSQALSSGIASLHGVDVRDKSQIITAIKGSSVVFYFDGADLRTDDFYHCYMIVVQGAKNVISGCRECKVRRLIYNSSADVVFDGSHDINNGDESLPYPWKFDDMLSDFKAQAEALVLRSNDIDGLLTCALRPSNVFGHGDSHLVPFLVNLAKSGWGKKKLWITGWSPRLERPLVKVPAKMARYILLFFKLMTEKYGLIKHNHSMSAHYIQLASHTRTFDCTAARNQIGYSPVVSLEEGVTLTIESFSHLAKYSSFTSYSDFNEQSKVEKLLGSGEVADILLWRDEKKSFTYFLALSLLFYWFFLCGRTFASSVSKLLLLVSFGLYGYGILPPKILGLTVKSLSLSCFEIPEMAVKDMIATIAYLWNRGVGYMRQLAQGDDWDIFFKFAASLYFLKLISSQALTVVIGVALVFAFTLFFIYEQYESEIDGFAKLLFNSTMLVFGSLRTNVPASVQLFLENHGIWRHGKGHATIKHQK from the exons ATGGCGATGGACGATCGGTTAGCGGAGCTGAACCCTAAGCCGAGAACCTGCGTGGTCTTCGGTGGCCGAGGCTTCCTCGGGAGATCGCTGGTCCTCAGGCTCTTGAAACTCGGTAAGTGGATCGTTCGAGTCGCCGATTCGACTCAGTCTCTCCATCTCGATCCCTCCGAGCGCGACTCGCTCCTTTCGCAAGCTCTCTCCTCTGGCATCGCTTCCTTACACGGCGTCGATGTTCGCGACAAGTCTCAAATCATCACTG CTATCAAAGGTTCATCTGTAGTGTTCTATTTCGATGGGGCTGATTTACGTACAGACGATTTTTACCACTGCTATATGATTGTTGTTCAAG GTGCGAAAAATGTTATCAGTGGTTGTCGAGAGTGCAAAGTTAGACGGCTAATATACAACAGTTCTGCAGATGTAGTTTTTGATGGATCGCATGATATAAATAACGGAGATGAATCCTTGCCTTACCCTTGGAAA TTTGATGATATGTTGAGTGACTTCAAGGCCCAAGCAGAAGCACTTGTCCTGCGTTCTAATGACATTGATGGTCTTTTAACATGTGCACTTCGGCCTAGCAATGTATTTGGACATGGAGACTCTCATCTTGTGCCATTTTTAGTTAATTTGGCAAAATCTGGCTGGGGAAAG AAGAAGCTCTGGATAACCGGATGGTCTCCGCGGCTGGAAAG GCCATTAGTGAAAGTTCCTGCTAAGATGGCTCGGTATATTCTattgttcttcaaattgaTGACTGAAAAGTATGGATTGATAAAACACAACCATTCAATGTCAGCTCATTACATTCAATTAGCTTCACATACTAGAACTTTTGACTGCACTGCTGCTCGAAACCAGATTGGGTACTCACCAGTTGTCTCACTGGAA GAGGGTGTCACATTAACCATTGAATCATTCTCTCATTTAGCCAAATATTCATCTTTCACAAGTTACAGTGACTTTAATGAGCAATCAAAAGTGGAGAAGCTGCTAGGCAGTGGAGAAG TTGCAGACATTTTGCTGTGGCGTGATGAGAAGAAATCTTTTACTTATTTTCTTGCTTTGAGTCTATTGTTTTACTGGTTTTTCCTTTGTGGAAGAACTTTTGCCTCATCTGTATCCAAGCTTCTGCTTTTAGTTTCATTTGGCCTTTATGGATATGGAATTCTACCACCAAAGAT ATTGGGTCTTACCGTCAAGAGTTTATCTTTATCTTGTTTTGAGATTCCTGAAATGGCAGTGAAAGACATGATTGCAACCATAGCATATTTGTGGAACAGAGGGGTTGGTTATATGAGACAACTGGCCCAAGGGGATGATTGGGATATTTTCTTCAAG TTTGCAGCTTCCCTCTATTTTCTCAAGCTGATTTCGTCACAAGCCTTGACTGTGGTGATAGGTGTAG CACTGGTGTTCGCTTTCACTCTGTTTTTCATTTATGAGCAGTATGAATCAGAGATAGATGGATTCGCGAAGCTTCTGTTCAATAGTACAATGTTGGTTTTTGGATCGCTGAGAACAAATGTACCTGCTTCTGTGCAACTATTTCTTGAAAACCATGGAATTTGGCGTCATGGTAAAGGGCATGCGACAATTAAGCATCAGAAATAG
- the LOC117614277 gene encoding 3beta-hydroxysteroid-dehydrogenase/decarboxylase isoform X1 produces MAMDDRLAELNPKPRTCVVFGGRGFLGRSLVLRLLKLGKWIVRVADSTQSLHLDPSERDSLLSQALSSGIASLHGVDVRDKSQIITAIKGSSVVFYFDGADLRTDDFYHCYMIVVQGAKNVISGCRECKVRRLIYNSSADVVFDGSHDINNGDESLPYPWKFDDMLSDFKAQAEALVLRSNDIDGLLTCALRPSNVFGHGDSHLVPFLVNLAKSGWGKFIIGSGENRSDFTYAENVTHAHICAEEALDNRMVSAAGKAFFITNLEPANFWEFVTLILDGLGYQRPLVKVPAKMARYILLFFKLMTEKYGLIKHNHSMSAHYIQLASHTRTFDCTAARNQIGYSPVVSLEEGVTLTIESFSHLAKYSSFTSYSDFNEQSKVEKLLGSGEVADILLWRDEKKSFTYFLALSLLFYWFFLCGRTFASSVSKLLLLVSFGLYGYGILPPKILGLTVKSLSLSCFEIPEMAVKDMIATIAYLWNRGVGYMRQLAQGDDWDIFFKFAASLYFLKLISSQALTVVIGVALVFAFTLFFIYEQYESEIDGFAKLLFNSTMLVFGSLRTNVPASVQLFLENHGIWRHGKGHATIKHQK; encoded by the exons ATGGCGATGGACGATCGGTTAGCGGAGCTGAACCCTAAGCCGAGAACCTGCGTGGTCTTCGGTGGCCGAGGCTTCCTCGGGAGATCGCTGGTCCTCAGGCTCTTGAAACTCGGTAAGTGGATCGTTCGAGTCGCCGATTCGACTCAGTCTCTCCATCTCGATCCCTCCGAGCGCGACTCGCTCCTTTCGCAAGCTCTCTCCTCTGGCATCGCTTCCTTACACGGCGTCGATGTTCGCGACAAGTCTCAAATCATCACTG CTATCAAAGGTTCATCTGTAGTGTTCTATTTCGATGGGGCTGATTTACGTACAGACGATTTTTACCACTGCTATATGATTGTTGTTCAAG GTGCGAAAAATGTTATCAGTGGTTGTCGAGAGTGCAAAGTTAGACGGCTAATATACAACAGTTCTGCAGATGTAGTTTTTGATGGATCGCATGATATAAATAACGGAGATGAATCCTTGCCTTACCCTTGGAAA TTTGATGATATGTTGAGTGACTTCAAGGCCCAAGCAGAAGCACTTGTCCTGCGTTCTAATGACATTGATGGTCTTTTAACATGTGCACTTCGGCCTAGCAATGTATTTGGACATGGAGACTCTCATCTTGTGCCATTTTTAGTTAATTTGGCAAAATCTGGCTGGGGAAAG TTTATTATAGGGAGTGGCGAAAACAGATCGGATTTTACATACGCTGAGAATGTTACTCATGCTCATATCTGTGCAGAAGAAGCTCTGGATAACCGGATGGTCTCCGCGGCTGGAAAG GCTTTTTTCATCACAAATCTTGAGCCTGCAAATTTTTGGGAGTTTGTAACACTCATCTTGGATGGCCTGGGATATCAAAG GCCATTAGTGAAAGTTCCTGCTAAGATGGCTCGGTATATTCTattgttcttcaaattgaTGACTGAAAAGTATGGATTGATAAAACACAACCATTCAATGTCAGCTCATTACATTCAATTAGCTTCACATACTAGAACTTTTGACTGCACTGCTGCTCGAAACCAGATTGGGTACTCACCAGTTGTCTCACTGGAA GAGGGTGTCACATTAACCATTGAATCATTCTCTCATTTAGCCAAATATTCATCTTTCACAAGTTACAGTGACTTTAATGAGCAATCAAAAGTGGAGAAGCTGCTAGGCAGTGGAGAAG TTGCAGACATTTTGCTGTGGCGTGATGAGAAGAAATCTTTTACTTATTTTCTTGCTTTGAGTCTATTGTTTTACTGGTTTTTCCTTTGTGGAAGAACTTTTGCCTCATCTGTATCCAAGCTTCTGCTTTTAGTTTCATTTGGCCTTTATGGATATGGAATTCTACCACCAAAGAT ATTGGGTCTTACCGTCAAGAGTTTATCTTTATCTTGTTTTGAGATTCCTGAAATGGCAGTGAAAGACATGATTGCAACCATAGCATATTTGTGGAACAGAGGGGTTGGTTATATGAGACAACTGGCCCAAGGGGATGATTGGGATATTTTCTTCAAG TTTGCAGCTTCCCTCTATTTTCTCAAGCTGATTTCGTCACAAGCCTTGACTGTGGTGATAGGTGTAG CACTGGTGTTCGCTTTCACTCTGTTTTTCATTTATGAGCAGTATGAATCAGAGATAGATGGATTCGCGAAGCTTCTGTTCAATAGTACAATGTTGGTTTTTGGATCGCTGAGAACAAATGTACCTGCTTCTGTGCAACTATTTCTTGAAAACCATGGAATTTGGCGTCATGGTAAAGGGCATGCGACAATTAAGCATCAGAAATAG